Proteins encoded in a region of the Corallococcus caeni genome:
- a CDS encoding HEAT repeat domain-containing protein, giving the protein MSSQPRLVWSSREQLRAQLLHLLETNPPESSAARCRALWLLGIFGDGLLPLLRSLILDPATDPPLRDMALRVGSKHGLWLSGAELARLHEEHASSGVAGFSLEYLLLFARLDGFTSSLKDVLLRLPPEERARLLVTPMRGATLEAHDRERARRFDAVIAVQQPRALFDWLFTHWCESDRGLLEAGGDLRHALNLDVALAQRERPQAREFLVAWSQDLSAEALERKMRRPWGMSRNELSCFMGAVPELRQRAAEALMLPLEDLRTHFGDEGLLRQLDAVVRAESAAWLTPYGLLAHPPAFVWVLDILGGWSEARRRVLSRRLCDVGLAELVRAQLLTLLWNCAPAVAIRWAQTAMHYPGNTSLVARVLRLALDARAPDARPLFLATLREPDEGMRSLAIKGLVLLGESNAAWTEQLLSLAHDSPMTIRLHALAGLIQQGDRQWVGALRQVAREATAPEVRAQALRWLGVLDGEASRHLFMEVLSRAPSRGEEDPSRHDLMPPLGPELAEAILALSQLGTNEDLSALLELAQRGYVCAWLDDLFAQHLARREAQP; this is encoded by the coding sequence GTGTCCTCGCAGCCCCGTCTGGTGTGGTCCTCGCGCGAGCAGCTTCGCGCGCAGTTGCTCCACCTGCTGGAAACGAATCCCCCGGAGTCCTCCGCCGCAAGATGCCGGGCCCTCTGGCTGCTGGGCATCTTCGGCGACGGGCTTCTGCCTCTCCTGCGGTCGTTGATCCTCGACCCGGCAACAGACCCGCCCCTCCGGGACATGGCGCTGCGTGTAGGCTCGAAGCATGGCCTCTGGCTCTCGGGGGCGGAGCTTGCCCGGCTTCACGAGGAGCACGCCTCCTCTGGAGTAGCGGGCTTCTCGCTGGAATACCTTCTGCTCTTCGCGAGGCTCGACGGCTTCACGTCCTCCCTGAAAGATGTGTTGCTCCGACTGCCTCCTGAGGAGCGGGCACGGCTCCTCGTCACTCCCATGAGGGGGGCGACCTTGGAAGCGCATGACCGCGAACGGGCACGCCGCTTCGACGCAGTCATCGCAGTGCAGCAGCCGCGTGCCCTCTTCGACTGGCTGTTCACGCATTGGTGCGAGTCCGACCGCGGCCTCCTCGAAGCCGGGGGCGACCTGAGGCATGCGTTGAACCTCGACGTGGCCCTCGCACAGCGTGAGCGCCCCCAGGCCCGGGAGTTCCTCGTGGCATGGAGCCAGGATCTGAGCGCCGAGGCGCTGGAGCGGAAGATGAGGCGACCCTGGGGAATGTCCCGCAATGAGCTCTCATGTTTCATGGGCGCGGTTCCCGAGCTTCGCCAACGCGCAGCAGAAGCGCTCATGCTTCCCCTGGAGGATCTGCGGACCCACTTTGGAGACGAGGGGTTGTTGCGCCAGCTCGACGCCGTCGTCCGGGCGGAGAGCGCGGCCTGGCTCACGCCCTACGGGCTTCTGGCACATCCGCCCGCCTTCGTCTGGGTGCTGGACATCCTGGGAGGCTGGAGCGAAGCGCGGCGGCGTGTTTTATCCCGGCGCCTCTGCGACGTCGGGTTGGCGGAACTCGTTCGCGCTCAATTGCTCACATTGCTGTGGAACTGCGCCCCCGCAGTGGCCATCAGGTGGGCCCAGACCGCGATGCACTATCCTGGCAACACGTCGCTTGTCGCCAGGGTGCTTCGCCTTGCGCTGGACGCGAGAGCCCCCGACGCGCGTCCCCTGTTCCTGGCCACCCTTCGAGAACCCGATGAAGGAATGCGGTCCCTGGCCATCAAGGGCCTGGTGCTGCTGGGCGAATCCAACGCGGCGTGGACCGAGCAGCTCCTTTCGCTGGCGCATGACAGCCCTATGACGATCCGACTGCATGCGCTCGCGGGGCTCATCCAGCAGGGCGACCGCCAGTGGGTGGGAGCGCTTCGACAGGTGGCTCGTGAAGCAACGGCCCCGGAAGTGCGCGCACAGGCGCTCCGGTGGCTCGGAGTGCTGGACGGGGAGGCCAGCCGGCACCTGTTCATGGAAGTGCTCTCCCGAGCCCCTTCGCGAGGGGAGGAAGACCCCTCTCGCCATGACCTCATGCCACCCCTCGGCCCCGAGCTCGCGGAAGCCATCCTGGCGCTCTCCCAGTTGGGGACGAACGAGGATCTCTCCGCGCTCCTGGAGCTGGCGCAGCGAGGCTACGTCTGCGCGTGGCTGGATGACCTGTTCGCGCAGCACCTGGCGCGACGCGAGGCGCAGCCCTGA
- a CDS encoding SDR family oxidoreductase, translating to MKGRRALVTGASSGLGRAIADTLVKERATVAVSSRGGEKLQKAAKELGAALAVPCDLTQAGAARGLVREVTQKLGGLDVLVVNAGGPPSGGFEAITVEQWQTGFQSLWLATVDAIQEALPGMKAQGWGRIVLVTSTAAREAMNNLTVSNGLRAGLLGLVKSLSNEVGPYGITVNAALPGYHATDRMKDLGLSDEKVAPNIPARRLGRPEEFAALVTFLASEPAAYISGQSIACDGGALKGF from the coding sequence TTGAAGGGTAGGCGGGCGCTGGTGACGGGCGCGTCGTCGGGGCTGGGGCGCGCCATCGCGGACACGCTGGTGAAGGAGCGCGCGACGGTGGCGGTGTCCTCGCGAGGCGGGGAGAAGCTCCAGAAGGCGGCGAAGGAGCTGGGCGCGGCGCTGGCCGTACCGTGTGATTTGACTCAAGCCGGAGCCGCGCGCGGGCTGGTGCGCGAGGTGACGCAGAAGCTGGGCGGCCTGGACGTGCTGGTGGTGAACGCGGGAGGCCCGCCGTCCGGAGGCTTCGAGGCCATCACGGTGGAGCAATGGCAGACAGGGTTCCAGAGCCTGTGGCTGGCCACGGTGGATGCGATTCAGGAAGCGCTGCCGGGCATGAAGGCGCAGGGCTGGGGCCGCATCGTGCTGGTGACGTCCACGGCGGCGCGCGAGGCGATGAACAACCTCACGGTGTCCAACGGCCTGCGCGCGGGGTTGCTGGGGCTGGTGAAGAGCCTGAGCAATGAAGTGGGGCCGTACGGCATCACGGTGAACGCGGCGCTGCCGGGCTACCACGCGACGGACCGGATGAAGGACCTGGGTCTGTCCGACGAGAAGGTGGCGCCGAACATCCCCGCGCGGCGGCTGGGGCGGCCGGAGGAGTTCGCGGCGCTGGTGACGTTCCTGGCGTCGGAGCCGGCCGCGTACATCAGCGGCCAGTCCATCGCCTGCGACGGTGGAGCGCTGAAGGGCTTCTAG